The following proteins are co-located in the Argopecten irradians isolate NY chromosome 9, Ai_NY, whole genome shotgun sequence genome:
- the LOC138332260 gene encoding large ribosomal subunit protein P2-like: MRYVAAYLLASLGGNASPSAADLEKIIGSVGIEAEADKIKKIISELKGKNIEELIAAGTAKLASVPSGGGGGAPAAGGAAPAADEKKEEKKEEKKKEESEESDDDMGFGLFD; this comes from the exons ATGCGTTACGTAGCAGCCTATTTGCTTGCAAGCCTTGGAGGCAATGCATCCCCATCAGCTGCCGACCTTGAGAAGATCATTGGGTCCGTAGGCATTGAAGCAGAGGCTGACAAGATCAAAAAGATCATTTCTGAACTGAAGGGAAAGAACATTGAAGAGCTTATTGCTGCAG GAACTGCCAAGCTTGCATCTGTACCAtctggtggtggtggtggtgccCCTGCTGCCGGTGGAGCTGCTCCAGCCGCTGATGAGAAAAAAGAAG agaaaaaagaAGAGAAGAAGAAGGAAGAATCCGAGGAGTCGGATGATGACATGGGCTTCGGTCTCTTTGACTAA
- the LOC138332264 gene encoding endoplasmic reticulum resident protein 29-like, protein MMASNSTVVAGLLVVFALFQTINADGVKGSVQLNSGVFEKILKKHKAVLVKFDETYPYGEKQDAFKEVAEATLSQDEVLVAEVQVQDYGDKENADLAERFGVTKEDFPVYFLFLSGDAENPKKFLGNPKNADDVKKFLIRESGLWLGLPSCLEEYDKRVQEFLKASAEKRAEILASTEEAAAKETDESKKKSADIYVKTMKKVVEKGTDFIDSEVTRVEKLKDGKVSDKKKEQLNERLNILTSFQLLQRDEL, encoded by the exons ATGATGGCGTCGAATAGCACGGTTGTCGCCGGCCTGTTAGTTGTGTTTGCGCTTTTCCAAACAATAAACGCTGATGGCGTTAAAGGATCGGTGCAACTTAATTCGGGCGTCTTCGAGAAG aTACTGAAGAAACACAAGGCAGTTTTGGTGAAATTTGATGAAACTTACCCATATGGTGAAAAACAGGATGCTTTCAAAGAGGTTGCTGAAGCAACATTGTCTCAGGATGAAGTTTTGGTGGCCGAGGTTCAAGTCCAAG ACTATGGTGATAAAGAGAATGCAGACTTGGCTGAAAGGTTCGGTGTGACTAAGGAGGACTTTCCCGTCTATTTCCTGTTTTTATCTGGAGATGCAGAAAACCCAAAGAAATTCTTAGGCAATCCCAAAAACGCTGATGATGTTAAGAAGTTCCTAATTAGGGAATCAG gtCTTTGGCTTGGTCTACCCTCGTGCCTGGAAGAATATGACAAAAGAGTTCAAGAATTTTTGAAGGCAAGTGCTGAGAAGCGTGCAGAAATTTTAGCATCAACAGAGGAAGCAGCTGCCAAGGAAACCGatgaatcaaagaaaaaatctgctgatatttatgttaaaacaatgaaaaaggtTGTAGAAAAGGGAACAGATTTTATTGATTCAGAAGTCACAAGGGTGGAAAAATTGAAAGATGGAAAAGTGAGTGATAAAAAGAAAGAACAATTAAATGAGCGACTGAATATTTTAACTTCATTTCAATTACTTCAGCGTGATGAGCTTTAA